From the Mammaliicoccus sciuri genome, the window TTCTTCATTTGCGATAACAACTTGATAGGCTTTTTCTGCATTAATTTGATTAATAATTGTTTCGTTAACATCGACGAATGTTACTTCATAGCCATTGTCATTTAATACTTTACCTATGAAGCCACGTCCGATGTTACCAGCACCAAAGTGAATGGCTTTCATTAAAGTTCAACCTCCTCAAAGATTGCAAGAATTTCATCTTTAGATTGTGCATTGATAACACGTTCAACATTTTCTTCTTCACTAAATACAATAGCGATTTGAGAAAGAATATCTAAATGCTCGCCATCTTTACCAGCGATACCAACGACTACTTTAGCTTCATTGCCATCCCAATCTACGCCATCTGGAATATGAAGTAATACAAGACCTGATTTTAATACTTCAGTTTTAGCTTCATCTGTACCATGTGGAATAGCTAAGAAATTACCCATATATGTTGTAACGATTTGTTCACGTTCTTTCATTGCAGTAATATATTTGTCAGTTACAGCACCTTCTTCAACTAATGCTTGGCCAGCTTT encodes:
- a CDS encoding PTS sugar transporter subunit IIA, with protein sequence MTKLFNPENIFMNLSVNSQEEAIEKAGQALVEEGAVTDKYITAMKEREQIVTTYMGNFLAIPHGTDEAKTEVLKSGLVLLHIPDGVDWDGNEAKVVVGIAGKDGEHLDILSQIAIVFSEEENVERVINAQSKDEILAIFEEVEL